CGTCTACGATTGGGAATATAACCTTGGACGTGCTAGGGAGATTAAAGCATCACTTGGCTACTGGGGTGAAGACTCTGTGGATAACACGGTACAGTTCCGGTATGGCACTATGGTTGCAACCTCCTCAGGGTGGCTGGCAACTAAGGATAACCGAATAAATGATGTCGCCTTCATAAAGCTGGACCGTGCATTTGATGGAACTGACACCGAGATGAACCTATTCCATTTCAAAGCAACACCCGTCTCGGGAGAGCGGAGGATGGGCATCGTGGGGTATCCAGGTGACCTTGATCGAGGAAACCGGCCCTAcgaagaattcaagaatGTCAAATATGATCTGTCTCAGGCGTCGAGAAATATGCTGGTATATGAAATAAGCACCACTAAGGGTGAGTTGCCTATTCGCCAGGGAAAGGGCGTTATATTGACTCTATAATAGGACAATCTGGCTCACCCGTCCTCTTGGATGACTATAACACCTCCATAGGAACGCATGTGAACGGTGACTTCTTTGAGAACAGCGCCAGTCCAATAGCCGGAGAGTACGGTAATCTTTACCATGCATATATACGGGCCATAGATGGTCATTATACACCggtaaagagaaaagacgaGGTTGAGTATGTCAGGGTGACGATTCCAAATGATCCAGAAAGGCCATATGAGGCAGCTGAGGAATCATTAATAACAGTGGGTGGGAATGTTAACTCCAACATCCTGAAACTCGGATCCCCGTTTCTGGGACCGATAGGAGGCCCCATTGCTGCCCTTGCTGCTACATGCGTCCTGTTTGCTGGTGGTGTCTGTGAAAGTGCTTTGGACCCTGAGGGCAGCGTCTCAGGGTCCGATATCACGGCATATGCACACCACGCTATTCTAGCGGAGGCTGCGATTCAGGCGACAAACCGGCTAAGTCGAGAAGCTTTGAACAAACTCAACTTCGAGGAAAACGTGAGAGAAGAATACTCAACCCTGGCATCCCAAGTTTACGGTATTGGAAGCAAACTATTCCCTGTCCTCATGGAGTCAGCTCTCCGACTAGCTTTAGAAGCATACCATATATCCGAGTCTGGACAACAGTCAACCCCAAGTGCAGAAGCAGAAAGCCTGCCCAAGCTGGGAACCCTCCAGTACACCAAAGAGGGGTCAAATCAGGACAGCCAAACCGAGGCCTTCATCGATAGCCTCCTTCAGAATTTCTGGCCCAcacaaggagaagaaagatttTTCGACCAACTTGGTAGTGTCATTGTGAATGGGCTACGAACTAGTAAGACTATCCAAACCATGGCCCCAACAGGCCTCTGCCTTTTGAGCTCGTTACTGGCGCCTACTCAATCGCGGTCTCAGAGTACGGAATTGGACATTTACTTTGAGGACTTGCTGGACCGGGCTCTCATGGCTGAGGCCACATTGAGAGCAATCATTTTCGCAAAGAAAACAGTTCGCAGCCAGACCGTGAGTATATCagaggacgagaagaaggctgTACTCCAGCGAGAAGGCTTCTACGATCTGCTCAAAGCTGGAGTGCAGGGAATCGGCAGGAAGGTGATCGAGAGTACACCTTCCGTCATCAGCAAGCTGCAACCCCTGTTAATGGAACTGTTGAGCCCAAACAAGGCTACTAAGCAGTTGGACATTCCTATTCCCGGTAATCCTACCCAAGATCTCGAAACAAACCTAGCCTTCGCGCGAAAAAGCGTAAGATTACCCGAAGGCCCTGTTGTTCAAAGGTCCACTAGACTGGGAGCCGTGGCGTCAAGGTACGGGAATAATCACAACCTTGACGGTCCATCTGTGGCATTCTCTTCCCTGTCCTAATGATGGAGTGTACACCCGGAGATTCATTGGAGAATCAAGTTGGTGAGAGCGGAGACGAATGCCTGTTGCTTACTGTAGTTAACTGCCATAGAGTATATTCCGCCCCAGCCGCCAGGGTATCTACCTGGGTGACCAGAATTCATTAGCAAATGTCTTCTTTATTAGTTAGTTTCGGAGGTATCGTCTTCTCAATCAAATTACTATAGGATCCCGCATGAGAACATAATGTAATATTCCCATTCCGGCTGCATGAGTTGACCAGATGCTGGGAGTTGTCTGGAAGCCTGAGGgccatacggagtaaaaaATTCTGATTTGTTTTGTCGATCGACATGCAGCTACTGTTGTCGATGAGGGGTTTTACTTGGCATTGCACCATGGGAAGCGGACTATACTGATGTTTGTCGAGGCCTCAGTAGTCGCTATCCTGATGCGGGGGCCGCGCAGTTGGTGGGTCCTTTCTATGTAATACTCTGCAACTGGCTAGTAGTAATTTCAATTAATATATGCATGCTTGCTTGCATAAACTTAGGTATCCATCTTTGTGTCCTTACCAATGGCTGGTCAAgcctcaacagcagccaccaAGGTATCTCATTAAGTCCACCCCGTTACAGGAGCTCCGTGATCGCTGGCTGCACCCTTACATGCAAGTGGGAACATGACGCTCGTAACTCATATGGCGCCAGCAGATAACATGACTTCACAACCTAAGTAGAACCCCGGATGTGACTGCACTCGGATTCTGGTCCATACTTCCCCATCTGCGAGGATGTATTATGTAGGTTATAACGCCACAGTAGCATCGGTGGGCGCTTTCCTTGCATGAAAGCGAGTCGGGGGTATAAACCAATTGCAGTCACTAAGCTCCAGACTAATAGCTTCTCGATCACTTCTGCAATAATCCTACAGGATCGTGAGCATGTCTGGTTGCGGTACAGGCTCCGTTGGGTCTAGGCCTCAAGTAGAGGTACTCTCAGGTTTGATCGGCGTACACACCCCTCCACCATATTTACAGAAATAGGCACACCGTCCAAGAGGAGGTCTGGTTGAAATAATCAAATGTATTGTAAGGCGATAAGGGCTAGCTAATCTCCAGGATAGTAAACTAATGAGTGACATAGAGACAAAAGTTCATGCCCATTCATTGGTAACCCGTCAACCAGTACATCAGCAAAGTCATGTTTGTAGCATATCCAAGGGACCGCCGAATGAGTTCACGCTCATCAAGGGGGGCAATCAACAGTCTGTTGCTTGCGGAACTCATCTGccgccttcttctgttcgGCTTCAATCTGCTCAGAATTCGCGTCCCACAATTTTCGGTTAAATACGGCCTCATACTCGTTGTAGGCGATGGTACATTTGACACGGCGCTCagtcttcttggctttctcaaCATTTCGCATTGAGTCGGTCACAGTAAAAGAAATAAGTCGAACGTCTGCTCGGTCAGTGAGATCCTTTCAATTCCTGGGCTTTTGGAAACATACATGACCTGATAACATCAGCCTCAGGAATGTATTCGTAACGCTCACAGACAACGGTCTTGCTGTCTGTGTTTGTTGTGCTTTGCTCAACCGTTTTGGCCAATGACTTTAGGATCCCTTCTAAGGCTTGTAAAACAGCAGGTACCACACCAACAAATCCTTGAAGTACGGCTTCAAGGAGTTGAGTATGAAATTCACTCGTAGAGCATTCGATATCCTTACTGACATCGTGGTCGACATTCATTCCGAGCCTGTGTAAGTTTAGTAGCTAATCCCAGCAGACGGCTGCATGTATCCATATTGCACTTACCAGGGTGTCGTTTTCATGTGCTTCACGCCAACCTTTGCGGCGTATGCACTGCGCTTGGCTACAGACTCCTTCTTGCCATCCTGGGGAATGTTGGGGTTGCTATAGACAGTACGCCACCAAATAAGGCTTGCCCAGCAACGGTAGTCCTGGACGGATTGCATAAAATCCGCAAGAACTTTCTTCTCCGCAGCTGCTTGCTTTGTGGGAAAGTTCACAAACCAAATGGATGGCACCTCCTTTGCGTCCTGAACCGCCTTTGTAGCTACATCCTTGTCGGGAAGGGGAGCATCGGCGGAGGCAGCATTGATCGATTCGTAGCTTGGTAGACCAATTTCCTCCAAGTCCAGCGAGGCGCCAGTCAGCTTACCAAGGTCGATGGTGCTAGCCATTGTTTCTCGTCCTGCTTTTTTGTTCCGCGGGATTCGGTTTTGGGACTTTTTGTTTGTCAGGTAATAGATGAAATGTTATCAGAGTAGATTGATGATGCTTCGATGTCAACGAAGGGATGGGGAGAGAATTTATCTATTTCGCTATCCGAGCACTACATAGGCCTGGTCTGTACTCTGCCTTACTCCGATCCTCTCAGGCGTCCAAGTCTTGTACTGACCAGCGAACTATCATCATGCGCTGTGGTGAATTAGGGGCCAATAGTGTATTCTCTTGTGCCATTGGGCACACAACTGAGGCATTTACGATACCGATGATCATCTACGTAGACTATATCATGGCATTGGTTCAGTGGCGGGCAGGGCGACAATTGGAGAACTGAGAAATCTCAGCATGCACCGTACTTTTTGAAATGAGATTGTCTAGTAAGGCctttcttccattcatccTGCGACACGTCGCAACGTAGGTCCATCTGCGAAAATGTCAACAATGCAATATGTCTCGAGACTGCGACATGATGTTGCATTCCATTAAATGCCTCAGCAGTATTCCTCAGCTGATAATTTATGCAGCTCTGCATGTCAAGTCTCTACCACCTCCGATTGGGTAACACGTTAAGGATCGTCGCTGCTGTATAGTGTGGCGAGCTGAAATGCAGACCAGGAGGTCCAGGGTATGCTTCCGAGGCATCGTGAGTCCTGCCGGAAGCCCATTTCATGAATACGAGTCCTTGGATTCATTCCTGGCTAGAATGGGCGATTTACATGTTTTGCAGATATTGTGCCAATGAGGTCCTCGAGCTCACACCCTGCGCACGGCCCTCAGGCTTCCAGACAGCCAAAGCCTGGTAGGAAATATGGATTAATGTGCAACTGCGTTATATCCGTCGATCTTCGCTTGACTTCCCCAATAGACGACTGCTCTGTCAGACTGTTAATGCTCGTCCTCGTTTCTCTCTGAAGTTCCCAGCTTGTCTGAACGCTACAACACTTATCCACTCTGGAAGAACCTAACACTCTAACATTCGCAACAATGTCCACTTCCTACGACATTTCTGTGCAAGAACCTGTCCATGGCCAGAATGATATCAAGAATGCGGAAGAAGCCATCAAAAGGTTCAGGGAGGATGACGACCCACAAACAGTTTTCTTCCTCAATTTTGCACCCGAATTCGATGGCATGGAAGATCTTCACGTAACGAAGTATAGCTGGGCAACAAAGATAGAACAAACTGTTCAGGCGCAGTacggcaaggagaaggaacgTCATGCTATTCAGCTCAGCTGGGACCGCGCATCCTACCGGGCTAAGCTTGTCGATTACCTTTTGAGAACCACTCCCTGGTAAGAAAGACGAATTGTGACAGTTCGAACTAGATAATAACTAGTACTGGTATAGGTGTATATTCGGTGTCGACAGAGTTAAAGATGCTGAGAAGCATGACCTCACCGGAGACTACCACCACGATAAAGAGGTCTACAAAGGGGCAACAAGTGATTGGCTCCAAGCCAGTCTCCCTGAGGTTCCAGTGGATCGGCTGCAGGTGATTGTGAAATACATCGCCGAGACACTTGCTCTTAGCCAAGGAAGGCTGCAAGGGGTACAACGATTCGCCGTGGCTTTATCCGTGGAAAGCGAAAATGAAGCACTGAATCAGCCAGGTACAACCTAGCTCCTGCAATTCTAAGCTGAGTACAAGATTCAAATGCTGATAGACCTTCTTGGTACTAGGCTTGCGAACCGTAGTTCTCGCTTTTGATAGGAAAGCCAAGGAGAACCAAGTCGAAGTCACCGGCACCCTGTACGAGGCAAAAGTCAACAACAAACTCCTGCATCAGCAGAAATTCGACCAGAAGATGTTGGACCTGGGCAAGCCACTAGTGCATGAATGGACTCTTGATATCGCAGCATGAATCTCTGAAACAGGTAACGTCTGAATAGGACGAACGCAATGAGATGTCTTTAGGGTTTCCAGCCCATCGTTGCCTTCAATAGCTAGCTTAATTATCTCTTGCAATCTGAAATTGCTCCAATATAATTCCTGCTATTAGTCTTCTGAGTAGCCTTATGCCCTGATGGTTTTACTTTTAAGAAATATTCATGTTACCATTTTTTGCTTGACATCGTGCACGAGCTTCCTCCTGTGATGCCTCCTTTGGTAAAATTTATCAAACTATCCTAACGCTCAAAACTGTGCTTTCTTCCGTGTTCACGTGGGGTATAGACAGACGCTTATGCCCTGTCTCCTATCCTGCAAGCCATATCTTCCTACTGTTTCTTACCAGGAAGGTTCCTCTATACCCCTCAGAAATTGCCTTCGCATATTACTACTCCATGTATGGTAGCGATCGTCTATACCCTCCCATCCATTCACGTAGTCCCACTCGAATCCGAGCCCAATGCAGATGACAACCAACTATATGCTGCCCAAAAACCGTCGATTTTGATTAACCCCTCAATATCCTAAAGGCCTAGAATATTCTACCCAGGGCCGAAAATCCCTCATACTGAAGTAGCAGGTCTAGTGCAAAGGAATGGTGGACCAACAGTGGATCACAAATCTTGGCCTGCTTAATAGACATACATAAATGGAGTGTGGGggatgaaagaaagacaggAAGGCAACCGAAAGAATACGTAACCTGTAcctaaataataataaatgtCGAGAGGACAAATTGAACAACTGCGTGGCTGGAGGTGCAGCCACCCTGGAACGATGtgtaatactatttttttgGCTGCCTCAGCTCTGATATTCCGCGTTAACCGATCGTTTACCAGACTAGGCGAGTGAAACTGTTCAAAATAATATGCTCCACCGAATGTACCACGCTCCGAGTAAGTGGTTCTATCGATGAAGGCATTATAATACGTCTCTACTGCGCCGCTAGCATTTCCTTCCAGCATTTCGGATCTCTATACAGCATCACTCCTTGCATGAATCCCCAGtctcttttttatcttttagCCGTGCACCATATTACTTCAATATGGCATCAAAGGTACCCCAGGACACTCCGGATTCCGGGATCATCATCCGTGCTCCGATCTTTCCAGAGGATGAACTGCTTGAGAGAGAGCCAAAATATGCATTCCCTCCTATACCCATCAGTGATCCGTTCTTCGGGGGCGTACCTAGGACTCTGATGCCTGGTGATATTGCCGCACAGGCAGCTAATGTTTCGAAAGACTTTCCGTCCGTATGGTTTGTGAATTTCCCGCCATCGTTGTCCGGTGATCAGAAGCAAAGGCTGGAACAGTACCAGCAAGAAGTGCTTGATTATCGGAGCTGGTCTAGTCTACAGTGGTGGGAAGCAGTCTTCCGGCAGATTCCGCCAGGTCCTGACAAATTAACCAAGATGATGCAAAGTCGAGAGCTGGCCAAGGTCGCCTACATTGATATGAAGAGAACGCCATGGTGAGCCTGAATGACTCGATGGGAGTATTGTGCAAGAGAACACTGACCCAAATCCCAGGTTAAtaaaaagcaaagacaatGACACCAATCGGAGAATCGAGTGCAAGACCTCAGAGTTCCACGCTCGGCTTATCCAAGAAGTCGTGTCTCAATTTGTCCAGCTCGATCCGACTGCCATTGCGGCACTAGAGCCTCTATTGATGTCCATCGTTTGGTCAGTCAATACAAGTAGCGAATTTCATGACATACGGACACTTGTGACGGAGAAATACGAATATTTACAAGGCTCCAACAGCATCCGATCATGTATGTTCTATCTCTTCAGCCCCTAGAATCGACGGAATTCTGAAATGACCTCAATCTAGTCGTTCGGTTGATATGCTTCGAGGTCACAGAAGCGTTTTATAACGTCCGGGATGGAAAATCAGGCAGTCAGCGATATGTTGTCTGCCAGATATCCTTTCTTGAATATGAAGCACTTTTTAACTCTAGGGATTGGAAtcaatactccgtacagatTCAGACTCAGCAGAGGGAAGCGATGAAGAACTTTGTTAATCAACAGACTGTCGATGTATCACCGTGAGCTACGCATACAGGCGCATTAGTGCTTACATAACCTTCCCTAATTGCTTTAAAAGACAAGCTTCCTTGATTATACGCGTGTCATCATCTATCTGTTTTATTCTGAGCTGGGTTTTGGTTCTGTCTTCTGGCGGGCTGCATCGCGAGGTAATTCAAGCTTAACGACCGAAGCGATTCGTCCGGTATGGACTAGAGAGCGATTGACTGCTTAGGTACCGTCGTGTCTGTTGTGTTTTGCCTGGTAAGTTGGATGTTGTATCCTACCAAGTATTGGCGTATCTAATGGGTTGGAGCCTGCCTTCAATCGaacgcttcttctctcttcaatTAGTCTACTACTTCATCCTGAATACATTCCCTCTTGGCCCATTTAGCTATATAGCCAAGCAGTTTCAGTTCGTTCCTATGTTGTAAAGCGGAAAAAATGTTAGTAATTCAGTATATAAC
This Aspergillus flavus chromosome 1, complete sequence DNA region includes the following protein-coding sequences:
- a CDS encoding uncharacterized protein (expressed protein), with the translated sequence MASKVPQDTPDSGIIIRAPIFPEDELLEREPKYAFPPIPISDPFFGGVPRTLMPGDIAAQAANVSKDFPSVWFVNFPPSLSGDQKQRLEQYQQEVLDYRSWSSLQWWEAVFRQIPPGPDKLTKMMQSRELAKVAYIDMKRTPWLIKSKDNDTNRRIECKTSEFHARLIQEVVSQFVQLDPTAIAALEPLLMSIVWSVNTSSEFHDIRTLVTEKYEYLQGSNSIRSFVRLICFEVTEAFYNVRDGKSGSQRYVVCQISFLEYEALFNSRDWNQYSVQIQTQQREAMKNFVNQQTVDVSP